A window from Dunckerocampus dactyliophorus isolate RoL2022-P2 chromosome 15, RoL_Ddac_1.1, whole genome shotgun sequence encodes these proteins:
- the sf3b2 gene encoding splicing factor 3B subunit 2 isoform X3, which yields MASDAPSGADARQADLGCAIAALNAWSHSELQTKLAELGAPTMGPREELIDRLKGYMIQTGILLGKPNDDKAAGPQMPGIPAMPPVMGGMLHASMSMMPGGPPPPTMHMPPPGLLQDDQLQRAAIVMQHEEHDGRLSDNQELLEQQKRAAVLMEQERQQEMVHMQQGPVGRALPPVSTVRMGLDPRGPLPPGVSMLPSQRQRVPPPPGDDNREAWQSEEISVGGPKIPQALEKILQLKEIRQEHHIDPAEEAGGADRDFNSSARGASEAEEDDSRMSKKDKNRRRRNRKKKSKNKRAQEKKEQSDGEKEEEDEPQVEIEYVTEEPEIYDPNYIFFKRIFDAFKLTDDLKKDKDKEPDKAEKQEMTVLRKKGFELEKKDSDDSDEEVRQDVPKLSKKKLRRMNRLTVAELKQLVARPDVVEMHDVTAQEPKLLVHLKATRNTVPVPRHWCFKRKYLQGKRGIEKPPFQLPEFIRRTGIQEMREALQEKEDAKTMKTKMREKVRPKMGKIDIDYQKLHDAFFKWQIKPKLTIHGDLYYEGKEFETRLKEKKPGDLSDELRIALGMPVGPNSHKVPPPWLIAMQRYGPPPSYPNLKIPGLNSPIPENCTFGYHAGGWGKPPVDEMGKPLYGDVFGTNSSDFQAKAEEEEVDRTTWGELEPSDEESSEEEEEEEESDEEKPDETGFFTPADSGLITPGGFSSVPAGMETPELIELRKKKIEEAMDGNETPQLFTVLPERRTGPVGAAMMASTHIYDMSAAVVTRKTIGGGESHGVEVALAPEELELDPMAMTQKYEEHVREQQAQVEKEDFSDMVAEHAAKQKQKKRKAQPQDTRGGAKKYKEFKF from the exons ATGGCCTCCGACGCGCCTTCGGGAGCTGACGCTCGCCAGGCCGATTTAGGGTGTGCGATCGCGGCTTTGAATGCATGGAGCCACTCGGAGCTCCAAACCAAACTGGCCGAGTTGGGCGCGCCCACGATGG GCCCAAGGGAAGAGTTGATTGACAGACTGAAAGGTTACATGATCCAG ACTGGAATCCTGTTGGGAAAACCGAATGATGACAAAGCAGCGGGCCCCCAG ATGCCCGGTATCCCGGCCATGCCGCCCGTGATGGGGGGCATGCTGCATGCGTCAATGAGCATGATGCCAGGGGGGCCACCGCCTCCCACCATGCACATGCCGCCCCCTGGCCTGTTGCAAGATGACCAGCTGCAGAGGGCGGCCATTGTGATGCAGCACGAGGAGCATGATGGCCGTCTTTCGGATAATCAAGAGCTTCTGGAGCAGCAGAAGAGG GCCGCTGTGCTTATGGAGCAGGAGCGCCAGCAGGAGATGGTCCACATGCAGCAGGGTCCAGTTGGCAGGGCATTGCCCCCTGTCAGCACGGTTAGAA TGGGGTTGGACCCTCGTGGTCCGCTGCCTCCGGGTGTCAGTATGCTGCCAAGCCAGAGACAGAGAGTGCCTCCCCCCCCTGGGGATGACAACAGGGAG GCCTGGCAGAGTGAGGAGATAAGTGTTGGGGGGCCAAAGATCCCTCAGGCCCTGGAGAAGATCCTCCAGCTGAAGGAGATTAGACAGGAGCATCATATTGACCCTGCAG AAGAAGCTGGCGGCGCAGACAGAGACTTCAACAGTTCTGCACGTGGAGCGTCTGAGGCGGAAGAAGACGATAGTCGGATGTCCAAGAAGGAC AAGAACCGGCGACGCAGGAACCGCAAGAAGAAGAGCAAGAACAAGCGTGCTCAGGAGAAGAAGGAGCAGAGCGACGgcgagaaggaggaggaagacgagcCCCAAGTGGAGATAGAGTATGTCACAGAGGAGCCAGAGATCTACGACCCTAACTACATCTTCTTCAAACGCATCTTTGACGCCTTCAAG CTGACTGACGACCTCAAGAAGGACAAGGATAAGGAGCCCGATAAGGCGGAAAAGCAAGAAATGACCGTCCTGAGGAAAAAAGGCTTTGAGTTGGAGAAGAAAGACAGTGACGACAGCGACGAG GAAGTGCGCCAAGATGTTCCCAAACTGTCCAAGAAGAAATTGAGGAGGATGAACCGTCTCACCGTGGCTGAGCTCAAACAG CTGGTAGCCCGACCAGACGTGGTGGAGATGCATGACGTGACGGCGCAGGAGCCCAAACTGTTGGTCCACCTCAAGGCCACCCGGAACACAGTGCCGGTTCCTCGCCACTGGTGTTTTAAGCGCAAGTACCTGCAGGGGAAAAGGGGCATCGAAAAACCGCCCTTCCAGCTCCCGGAATTCATCAGGAGGACCGGCATCCAGGAGATGAGAGAGGCCCTGCAAGAGAAG GAGGATGCCAAAACCATGAAAACCAAAATGAGAGAGAAAGTTCGTCCCAAGATGGGAAAGATCGACATCGATTACCAAAAACTTCATGATGCCTTCTTCAAGTGGCAGATCAAGCCCAAGCTGACCATTCATGGAGACCTTTACTACGAG GGTAAAGAGTTTGAGACCCGCCTGAAGGAGAAGAAGCCGGGCGACCTTTCCGATGAGCTTCGCATTGCTCTGGGAATGCCAGTCGGACCA AACTCTCATAAGGTCCCGCCCCCTTGGTTGATTGCCATGCAGCGGTACGGCCCCCCTCCGTCCTACCCGAACCTCAAGATCCCTGGACTCAACTCGCCCATCCCAGAG AACTGTACCTTCGGCTATCATGCTGGTGGGTGGGGGAAACCCCCCGTAGATGAAATGGGCAAACCGCTCTATGGTGATGTGTTCGGGACCAACTCTTCAGACTTCCAG GCCaaagcggaggaggaggaggttgaCCGCACAACGtggggtgagctggagccatCCGACGAAGAATCATccgaggaagaggaagaggaggaggagagtgaCGAAGAGAAACCAGATGAGACGGGATTCTTCACGCCGGCAGACAG CGGGCTGATCACGCCAGGAGGCTTCTCGTCCGTCCCCGCAGGCATGGAGACGCCTGAACTCATTGAGCTGAGGAAGAAGAAGATTGAGGAGGCCATGGACGG CAACGAGACGCCACAGCTTTTTACCGTCCTTCCAGAGAGACGAACGGGCCCGGTGGGCGCCGCCATGATGGCCTCCACGCACATCTACGACATGTCAGCA GCTGTGGTGACCCGTAAGACCATTGGCGGGGGAGAGTCGCATGGTGTGGAGGTGGCGCTGGCGCCGGAAGAGCTGGAGCTGGACCCCATGGCCATGACGCAGAAGTATGAAGAGCACGTGCGCGAGCAGCAAGCGCAGGTGGAGAAGGAGGATTTCAGCGACATGGTGGCCGAGCATGCCGCCAAACAGAAG CAAAAGAAGAGGAAGGCTCAGCCGCAGGACACACGAGGCGGCGCTAAGAAGTACAAAGAGTTTAAGTTCTAA
- the sf3b2 gene encoding splicing factor 3B subunit 2 isoform X1: MASDAPSGADARQADLGCAIAALNAWSHSELQTKLAELGAPTMGPREELIDRLKGYMIQTGILLGKPNDDKAAGPQMPGIPAMPPVMGGMLHASMSMMPGGPPPPTMHMPPPGLLQDDQLQRAAIVMQHEEHDGRLSDNQELLEQQKRAAVLMEQERQQEMVHMQQGPVGRALPPVSTVRSMYDLPQVARPSRSHCLLVCPSVGLDPRGPLPPGVSMLPSQRQRVPPPPGDDNREAWQSEEISVGGPKIPQALEKILQLKEIRQEHHIDPAEEAGGADRDFNSSARGASEAEEDDSRMSKKDKNRRRRNRKKKSKNKRAQEKKEQSDGEKEEEDEPQVEIEYVTEEPEIYDPNYIFFKRIFDAFKLTDDLKKDKDKEPDKAEKQEMTVLRKKGFELEKKDSDDSDEEVRQDVPKLSKKKLRRMNRLTVAELKQLVARPDVVEMHDVTAQEPKLLVHLKATRNTVPVPRHWCFKRKYLQGKRGIEKPPFQLPEFIRRTGIQEMREALQEKEDAKTMKTKMREKVRPKMGKIDIDYQKLHDAFFKWQIKPKLTIHGDLYYEGKEFETRLKEKKPGDLSDELRIALGMPVGPNSHKVPPPWLIAMQRYGPPPSYPNLKIPGLNSPIPENCTFGYHAGGWGKPPVDEMGKPLYGDVFGTNSSDFQAKAEEEEVDRTTWGELEPSDEESSEEEEEEEESDEEKPDETGFFTPADSGLITPGGFSSVPAGMETPELIELRKKKIEEAMDGNETPQLFTVLPERRTGPVGAAMMASTHIYDMSAAVVTRKTIGGGESHGVEVALAPEELELDPMAMTQKYEEHVREQQAQVEKEDFSDMVAEHAAKQKQKKRKAQPQDTRGGAKKYKEFKF; this comes from the exons ATGGCCTCCGACGCGCCTTCGGGAGCTGACGCTCGCCAGGCCGATTTAGGGTGTGCGATCGCGGCTTTGAATGCATGGAGCCACTCGGAGCTCCAAACCAAACTGGCCGAGTTGGGCGCGCCCACGATGG GCCCAAGGGAAGAGTTGATTGACAGACTGAAAGGTTACATGATCCAG ACTGGAATCCTGTTGGGAAAACCGAATGATGACAAAGCAGCGGGCCCCCAG ATGCCCGGTATCCCGGCCATGCCGCCCGTGATGGGGGGCATGCTGCATGCGTCAATGAGCATGATGCCAGGGGGGCCACCGCCTCCCACCATGCACATGCCGCCCCCTGGCCTGTTGCAAGATGACCAGCTGCAGAGGGCGGCCATTGTGATGCAGCACGAGGAGCATGATGGCCGTCTTTCGGATAATCAAGAGCTTCTGGAGCAGCAGAAGAGG GCCGCTGTGCTTATGGAGCAGGAGCGCCAGCAGGAGATGGTCCACATGCAGCAGGGTCCAGTTGGCAGGGCATTGCCCCCTGTCAGCACGGTTAGAAGTATGTATGACCTTCCTCAAGTAGCACGTCCTTCACGCTCTCACTGCCTGCTTGTGTGTCCCTCAGTGGGGTTGGACCCTCGTGGTCCGCTGCCTCCGGGTGTCAGTATGCTGCCAAGCCAGAGACAGAGAGTGCCTCCCCCCCCTGGGGATGACAACAGGGAG GCCTGGCAGAGTGAGGAGATAAGTGTTGGGGGGCCAAAGATCCCTCAGGCCCTGGAGAAGATCCTCCAGCTGAAGGAGATTAGACAGGAGCATCATATTGACCCTGCAG AAGAAGCTGGCGGCGCAGACAGAGACTTCAACAGTTCTGCACGTGGAGCGTCTGAGGCGGAAGAAGACGATAGTCGGATGTCCAAGAAGGAC AAGAACCGGCGACGCAGGAACCGCAAGAAGAAGAGCAAGAACAAGCGTGCTCAGGAGAAGAAGGAGCAGAGCGACGgcgagaaggaggaggaagacgagcCCCAAGTGGAGATAGAGTATGTCACAGAGGAGCCAGAGATCTACGACCCTAACTACATCTTCTTCAAACGCATCTTTGACGCCTTCAAG CTGACTGACGACCTCAAGAAGGACAAGGATAAGGAGCCCGATAAGGCGGAAAAGCAAGAAATGACCGTCCTGAGGAAAAAAGGCTTTGAGTTGGAGAAGAAAGACAGTGACGACAGCGACGAG GAAGTGCGCCAAGATGTTCCCAAACTGTCCAAGAAGAAATTGAGGAGGATGAACCGTCTCACCGTGGCTGAGCTCAAACAG CTGGTAGCCCGACCAGACGTGGTGGAGATGCATGACGTGACGGCGCAGGAGCCCAAACTGTTGGTCCACCTCAAGGCCACCCGGAACACAGTGCCGGTTCCTCGCCACTGGTGTTTTAAGCGCAAGTACCTGCAGGGGAAAAGGGGCATCGAAAAACCGCCCTTCCAGCTCCCGGAATTCATCAGGAGGACCGGCATCCAGGAGATGAGAGAGGCCCTGCAAGAGAAG GAGGATGCCAAAACCATGAAAACCAAAATGAGAGAGAAAGTTCGTCCCAAGATGGGAAAGATCGACATCGATTACCAAAAACTTCATGATGCCTTCTTCAAGTGGCAGATCAAGCCCAAGCTGACCATTCATGGAGACCTTTACTACGAG GGTAAAGAGTTTGAGACCCGCCTGAAGGAGAAGAAGCCGGGCGACCTTTCCGATGAGCTTCGCATTGCTCTGGGAATGCCAGTCGGACCA AACTCTCATAAGGTCCCGCCCCCTTGGTTGATTGCCATGCAGCGGTACGGCCCCCCTCCGTCCTACCCGAACCTCAAGATCCCTGGACTCAACTCGCCCATCCCAGAG AACTGTACCTTCGGCTATCATGCTGGTGGGTGGGGGAAACCCCCCGTAGATGAAATGGGCAAACCGCTCTATGGTGATGTGTTCGGGACCAACTCTTCAGACTTCCAG GCCaaagcggaggaggaggaggttgaCCGCACAACGtggggtgagctggagccatCCGACGAAGAATCATccgaggaagaggaagaggaggaggagagtgaCGAAGAGAAACCAGATGAGACGGGATTCTTCACGCCGGCAGACAG CGGGCTGATCACGCCAGGAGGCTTCTCGTCCGTCCCCGCAGGCATGGAGACGCCTGAACTCATTGAGCTGAGGAAGAAGAAGATTGAGGAGGCCATGGACGG CAACGAGACGCCACAGCTTTTTACCGTCCTTCCAGAGAGACGAACGGGCCCGGTGGGCGCCGCCATGATGGCCTCCACGCACATCTACGACATGTCAGCA GCTGTGGTGACCCGTAAGACCATTGGCGGGGGAGAGTCGCATGGTGTGGAGGTGGCGCTGGCGCCGGAAGAGCTGGAGCTGGACCCCATGGCCATGACGCAGAAGTATGAAGAGCACGTGCGCGAGCAGCAAGCGCAGGTGGAGAAGGAGGATTTCAGCGACATGGTGGCCGAGCATGCCGCCAAACAGAAG CAAAAGAAGAGGAAGGCTCAGCCGCAGGACACACGAGGCGGCGCTAAGAAGTACAAAGAGTTTAAGTTCTAA
- the sf3b2 gene encoding splicing factor 3B subunit 2 isoform X2 has translation MASDAPSGADARQADLGCAIAALNAWSHSELQTKLAELGAPTMGPREELIDRLKGYMIQTGILLGKPNDDKAAGPQMPGIPAMPPVMGGMLHASMSMMPGGPPPPTMHMPPPGLLQDDQLQRAAIVMQHEEHDGRLSDNQELLEQQKRAAVLMEQERQQEMVHMQQGPVGRALPPVSTVRSMYDLPQVARPSRSHCLLVCPSVGLDPRGPLPPGVSMLPSQRQRVPPPPGDDNREAWQSEEISVGGPKIPQALEKILQLKEIRQEHHIDPAEEAGGADRDFNSSARGASEAEEDDSRMSKKDNRRRRNRKKKSKNKRAQEKKEQSDGEKEEEDEPQVEIEYVTEEPEIYDPNYIFFKRIFDAFKLTDDLKKDKDKEPDKAEKQEMTVLRKKGFELEKKDSDDSDEEVRQDVPKLSKKKLRRMNRLTVAELKQLVARPDVVEMHDVTAQEPKLLVHLKATRNTVPVPRHWCFKRKYLQGKRGIEKPPFQLPEFIRRTGIQEMREALQEKEDAKTMKTKMREKVRPKMGKIDIDYQKLHDAFFKWQIKPKLTIHGDLYYEGKEFETRLKEKKPGDLSDELRIALGMPVGPNSHKVPPPWLIAMQRYGPPPSYPNLKIPGLNSPIPENCTFGYHAGGWGKPPVDEMGKPLYGDVFGTNSSDFQAKAEEEEVDRTTWGELEPSDEESSEEEEEEEESDEEKPDETGFFTPADSGLITPGGFSSVPAGMETPELIELRKKKIEEAMDGNETPQLFTVLPERRTGPVGAAMMASTHIYDMSAAVVTRKTIGGGESHGVEVALAPEELELDPMAMTQKYEEHVREQQAQVEKEDFSDMVAEHAAKQKQKKRKAQPQDTRGGAKKYKEFKF, from the exons ATGGCCTCCGACGCGCCTTCGGGAGCTGACGCTCGCCAGGCCGATTTAGGGTGTGCGATCGCGGCTTTGAATGCATGGAGCCACTCGGAGCTCCAAACCAAACTGGCCGAGTTGGGCGCGCCCACGATGG GCCCAAGGGAAGAGTTGATTGACAGACTGAAAGGTTACATGATCCAG ACTGGAATCCTGTTGGGAAAACCGAATGATGACAAAGCAGCGGGCCCCCAG ATGCCCGGTATCCCGGCCATGCCGCCCGTGATGGGGGGCATGCTGCATGCGTCAATGAGCATGATGCCAGGGGGGCCACCGCCTCCCACCATGCACATGCCGCCCCCTGGCCTGTTGCAAGATGACCAGCTGCAGAGGGCGGCCATTGTGATGCAGCACGAGGAGCATGATGGCCGTCTTTCGGATAATCAAGAGCTTCTGGAGCAGCAGAAGAGG GCCGCTGTGCTTATGGAGCAGGAGCGCCAGCAGGAGATGGTCCACATGCAGCAGGGTCCAGTTGGCAGGGCATTGCCCCCTGTCAGCACGGTTAGAAGTATGTATGACCTTCCTCAAGTAGCACGTCCTTCACGCTCTCACTGCCTGCTTGTGTGTCCCTCAGTGGGGTTGGACCCTCGTGGTCCGCTGCCTCCGGGTGTCAGTATGCTGCCAAGCCAGAGACAGAGAGTGCCTCCCCCCCCTGGGGATGACAACAGGGAG GCCTGGCAGAGTGAGGAGATAAGTGTTGGGGGGCCAAAGATCCCTCAGGCCCTGGAGAAGATCCTCCAGCTGAAGGAGATTAGACAGGAGCATCATATTGACCCTGCAG AAGAAGCTGGCGGCGCAGACAGAGACTTCAACAGTTCTGCACGTGGAGCGTCTGAGGCGGAAGAAGACGATAGTCGGATGTCCAAGAAGGAC AACCGGCGACGCAGGAACCGCAAGAAGAAGAGCAAGAACAAGCGTGCTCAGGAGAAGAAGGAGCAGAGCGACGgcgagaaggaggaggaagacgagcCCCAAGTGGAGATAGAGTATGTCACAGAGGAGCCAGAGATCTACGACCCTAACTACATCTTCTTCAAACGCATCTTTGACGCCTTCAAG CTGACTGACGACCTCAAGAAGGACAAGGATAAGGAGCCCGATAAGGCGGAAAAGCAAGAAATGACCGTCCTGAGGAAAAAAGGCTTTGAGTTGGAGAAGAAAGACAGTGACGACAGCGACGAG GAAGTGCGCCAAGATGTTCCCAAACTGTCCAAGAAGAAATTGAGGAGGATGAACCGTCTCACCGTGGCTGAGCTCAAACAG CTGGTAGCCCGACCAGACGTGGTGGAGATGCATGACGTGACGGCGCAGGAGCCCAAACTGTTGGTCCACCTCAAGGCCACCCGGAACACAGTGCCGGTTCCTCGCCACTGGTGTTTTAAGCGCAAGTACCTGCAGGGGAAAAGGGGCATCGAAAAACCGCCCTTCCAGCTCCCGGAATTCATCAGGAGGACCGGCATCCAGGAGATGAGAGAGGCCCTGCAAGAGAAG GAGGATGCCAAAACCATGAAAACCAAAATGAGAGAGAAAGTTCGTCCCAAGATGGGAAAGATCGACATCGATTACCAAAAACTTCATGATGCCTTCTTCAAGTGGCAGATCAAGCCCAAGCTGACCATTCATGGAGACCTTTACTACGAG GGTAAAGAGTTTGAGACCCGCCTGAAGGAGAAGAAGCCGGGCGACCTTTCCGATGAGCTTCGCATTGCTCTGGGAATGCCAGTCGGACCA AACTCTCATAAGGTCCCGCCCCCTTGGTTGATTGCCATGCAGCGGTACGGCCCCCCTCCGTCCTACCCGAACCTCAAGATCCCTGGACTCAACTCGCCCATCCCAGAG AACTGTACCTTCGGCTATCATGCTGGTGGGTGGGGGAAACCCCCCGTAGATGAAATGGGCAAACCGCTCTATGGTGATGTGTTCGGGACCAACTCTTCAGACTTCCAG GCCaaagcggaggaggaggaggttgaCCGCACAACGtggggtgagctggagccatCCGACGAAGAATCATccgaggaagaggaagaggaggaggagagtgaCGAAGAGAAACCAGATGAGACGGGATTCTTCACGCCGGCAGACAG CGGGCTGATCACGCCAGGAGGCTTCTCGTCCGTCCCCGCAGGCATGGAGACGCCTGAACTCATTGAGCTGAGGAAGAAGAAGATTGAGGAGGCCATGGACGG CAACGAGACGCCACAGCTTTTTACCGTCCTTCCAGAGAGACGAACGGGCCCGGTGGGCGCCGCCATGATGGCCTCCACGCACATCTACGACATGTCAGCA GCTGTGGTGACCCGTAAGACCATTGGCGGGGGAGAGTCGCATGGTGTGGAGGTGGCGCTGGCGCCGGAAGAGCTGGAGCTGGACCCCATGGCCATGACGCAGAAGTATGAAGAGCACGTGCGCGAGCAGCAAGCGCAGGTGGAGAAGGAGGATTTCAGCGACATGGTGGCCGAGCATGCCGCCAAACAGAAG CAAAAGAAGAGGAAGGCTCAGCCGCAGGACACACGAGGCGGCGCTAAGAAGTACAAAGAGTTTAAGTTCTAA